The stretch of DNA CTCCGGAAAGTCTTAAGGCAATCGCCGCCCATATCCGGGCAAATGCCGGTGAATTTGTGAGGTTCGAGGAGTGAACACTATATATAAAGTTCTCGTTTTTTGCGTCCGCTGTGCGGGCGTTTTTTTTTCGGCCAATTTCCCTTATCGTGACTCCCCTTATTGATTTTCCTTGACCGTTAGCCGTGTATTCCCAGCCGTTGGCCGATGAGTGACCACGACCAAAGTCCAGAACGAAACTAAACCTCGGACAGTTACTGCTAATTTAGTCATTTGCTATCCTGTTGTTAGAAGATATTGTCACATCAAGCAACTCGGTAAAATTTTTTTGAACAATGGGGTGAACACAATGAACAACTATATGGGAGACGACCATTCAGAGAGCAGTATTTATGTGTTGTTGACCGATACGGGCACTTTGTTCACAACATTGATCAAAAGCTTCACCGCCGCTCCGTATAACCATGCATCCCTGGCGCTCGACGCGGAGCTGAATGATGTGTTCAGCTTTGGCCGCAAATACCCCAAAAAGCCTTGGGCTGGAGGATTTGTGAAAGAAGATGTCTATGAGGGAACCTTCCGTCATTATCCCGACACTCGCTGCGTACTGCTTAGGTTGCGGATTTCGAAGCAGCAGCGTGACGCTGCCGTTCGGATTATCCGGTCTTTTCAGAAGGAGAAACAAGCCTATCGATACAATCTGATCGGATTATTAGGAGTGCTGATGAACCTTGACATTGAGACGAAAAATGCTTACTTTTGCTCCCAGTTTGTATCCGAAGCGCTGCGCAAAAGCGGACTTTTCTTATGGGATCGGCCATCCACGCTGGTGACGCCCAACGATTTTCTTCACCATCCTGCATTCGACACGGTTTACGAGGGCTTTCTGTACGATTACCCGCTCCTCAACCGGGACAGGCTAAAGTACATACGCAATGTGGAAGAAGCTTCAAGCGAATTGGAGGAGCAGGCTGTTTGATGGATACAGTGGAGCTGATGCAGACAGCAGCAGAAGTTCGCGCTATTCATCAAGGGTACGGTTAAGTCTCGCCAGCATGTCACCGAAAGTCCGGCATTCCTGGGGCGACCAGTCTTTAAATATTTCCCCGTATCTGGCCAATCTGACTTTTTTTGCCTCCTCAAGCTTTTGTGAGCCTGGCTCGGTGATCTGAAAATAACTAGATCTTCCGTCCTGCGGATCGGGTATTCTCTCTATGTATCCTTTATGTTCAAGCACACTTGTCTGTCTGCTTATCGTGGAGGTGTCCAGGCCGAGTCCCTCCGCCAGAGCCTTAACCCCAATGTTGCCTTGGTTGGACAAATGGTACAGCAGGGTATAGCTTGAACGATCCAGTCCGCCATGCTTCTTGTCCAGGGAGGCGCGGCGAATCAATGTCATCATCTCATTACTGATGAAATCCAAATTTTTATCTTCCATAGCACTACCGTCCCTTTAGTTTGTACTCTTCTCCATATTATAAGTGAAAATACCCAGCCACAAGTAAAAATACATAACCCTAGATGAAAGTAACGTGAAAAAAGTAATATTGATTTTCAAAATAATAGTTGTATAATACACCTATATTAAATTAATTGTATCCTACACCTATATTTAGAGGAGAGAAAGCATTGAATAATCAAACCGCTAGGAATTCTTCCTTCTGGCTCATTATTTTAGCGATTTTTTTCGGCAATTTCATGACTATCCTGAGCTCCACAACGATTAATGTGGCTTTTCCGGTGTTTATGAAGGACTTTCAAGCGGAGGTTGGCACTGTTCAATGGATGATTACCGGCTATCTGCTGACAACCGGGGTTGTCGCGCCGGTCGTCGGCTATTTTGGCGATAAGTGGAGTTATAAGTACCTGTATGTGTTTGCTTTATCTGGATTTACCCTCTTTTCCTTTCTATCCACGATCGCTTGGAGCATTCATTCCTTAATTGCCTTTCGCATCCTGCAAGGGGTGTTCGGCGGCCTTATCATTCCCACGACGATGACAATGATCTATCAGTTTATTGAGAAGGAGCAGCAGGCTTTTGCCATGAGCTTATGGAGTCTTTCCTCCATGCTTGCCCCGGCGTTCGGGCCTACACTCGGCGGCTGGCTTACCGGATATTTCGGCTGGCAATCCCTGTTTATCATCAATCTGCCCATCGGAATCATTGCTATTACGGTAGCGCTCAAATGCCTGCCCTACCACCGCCAGTCCGGCAAGCTCAAAACCTTTGATTTGCCCGGCTTCATAACAGTTATTCTAAGCAGCGCGTCAATTATCCTGGCTTTCAGTGAAGGGAATTCCTGGGGCTGGACG from Paenibacillus sophorae encodes:
- a CDS encoding MarR family winged helix-turn-helix transcriptional regulator, coding for MEDKNLDFISNEMMTLIRRASLDKKHGGLDRSSYTLLYHLSNQGNIGVKALAEGLGLDTSTISRQTSVLEHKGYIERIPDPQDGRSSYFQITEPGSQKLEEAKKVRLARYGEIFKDWSPQECRTFGDMLARLNRTLDE